TCACTAACATAGAAAACTATATTCTGAAAGTGTCATTATAAAATTTCTAGTAAGAAACCAATCACTTTAAACACAATATTAATATCTAACCTAGAGTTGATTATCGTTATAAACAAAAGATCCTAATCATGATTATCACCTTCATCCATGCTTCAGTCTTCTTTTGTTGATTTGTCACTCAAATTTAGTCAAGACTTTTTTGaattgttttggttttaagTAGATTGGATTGTTAGTTTTATGCAGACctccataaataaaatcactCTATCATTCTATCAGTTTTCAGATTccttctcaatttcttttagCAATTCAATCCCAAGAGCttcaataagaaaaaaataacatgCTAGCATCAACTTGGTGATAATAAACACTGCTGAACCTTCAGGAGAATCAATGAACATTTTATTGCtttgaataaatttttctcttcaaatcCTCCCAAACTTGAGGACCACTAGGATGATGATTAACAAACTTCCTCAGAAAATATATATCTGAGCAAGAAACAACAGTGCTCAAGGCATACGTAGGATCTGTTCCATGATCTTTGAGCCAATTGTACATAAGAACCCTATGCTGGACCCTTTTAGTTCCATAGGTAAGATATTTTGGGAAGATGAGTAAAGTTGATAAGGGATAACACAAATGATTTACAAGAAAATTAATCTTCATTTCAATAACATCCTTTGACTGGCTAAGAATTTGAGGTGATACTTTAACCATTTGGCAGACTTCCTCAGGATCGAAACCAGCTTCCACAATACAATCAAATCTTTCCTGAAGCTCACATCCGTTGCCTTGAAATTCGTTTAGAGcttctttcattttgtttgaGTTCTCCACAAATCCTATGTCTAACAAGAATTTAGCCTTCTCTGTCTTTGATATAAGGTTGTTTCCCCAGTCTAATGGCCTAAGTCTTCTGCCCAAAACCCAGTGCTTCAATTCTTGCGGGTTCTCCTGGATGTATCTACACAAGCTCTTCTTCCCAATTTTCAAGTGAAGAAGTAAGGTGTTAGTTTTCTTCAAAGCACACGAACCCAGTAGCAGGGGGTGAGAACGGATGATCTTCCCAATCCCTGCAACCTCCATTCCGATCTCATtcaggaaaaagaaacatttcctcaaattcaaaccaaatttCATAACTTCAATTCGGGGAAACTGCAGAAACAGTGAAGATACCTGGCTCATTCTGAATCCAAACTTCAGCAAGAACCCAATTATTGAAAATGTCCTTTCCCCTGAAGcctcaaataaaatatctGGGTGCTGGCCAATTAATTCACCCAGCCGTCTGTCGCTGCAACCCATCTTACTAAGAAAACTTAGAACTTCAAGCATCCGGCTCCAattataagaatttttttccGATAAGTTACTCTCAATCCAACTGATTTCGAATCCAAGACTCTTAAGTTTTCccaataaatttaaaaatgaagcATTTGCATCCCCAATTAAAAGATAAGGACTAGCAACAACAAACTTAATCAAAGCTGATTGGCTGAGACCTAGTTCTTCATAAGCTTGAAGCTTTGATAACAAAACCCCAACATTGTATTGAAAGACTTCAGTGGCTTCCGTATAAATCTTTCCTATCTTATTACGTGCAATCCCGTAATGACATAAAACACCATAATTATGAAGCAGCAAATTGTCATCGAtcaaaaatatcaattttttaggaagaagaggaacatACTCGGGAGGTTTCAAACCCAAGCTCTCAAAGAAAGGTTCAAATTCATTAATAGGGTGGTAGCGCAAGAACCGGGCAATCGTCTgcccaattttcttttcattatcCGCACTTTTTATAAGCTTCTTGAGAAAATGTGGAGAGTTTTTACTCATATTCTCTGCATCCAGAAACTGTAAGCTTCTAGTACAATACAAATAATCCAATAATGCAGCTTGTGCTTCTTTTTTAACAGCACGAGAAATTCGACCAGAAATTTTGCCATTACCAGTAGAAGTTCTATCCACGTTTTCACAACTTTCAGTTACAGGAGACCTTTTAGTTTTGTAAAACCTAAAGGCTTGGCCATTGGGGAAAGATCCAATTGGCTGAATTGGGGTTCTTGCTGATCTAAGGTGGTTTTcatcaaaatttgaagaaaccCATTTGAGAACAGATGCTGTTCTTAATTTGTGCAAATGGGTCATAACCAGTTTGATGAGAATTCAAGCCTAGTGATAATCTTGGGCCAAGATTCAGCTGAATATAAATGAAAGTTGAAGTCTTTTGGGATGAAACATAGTACCTTGGGACAATGGGATAAAGATGAAAATATGCGGGCAGATGAGCTCGCTACCTCCCGCTACACAGAAAGATTTAGAGCTTCAGCTGCAGAGTTTGCCGCATTGCTGCTGATTGAGAGGCTGATTAAATTCTTGGCATTGATCTGCGAAGCAATTCAGCTTCactcaaaatgaaattccCCGATTGGTTCTCTTATCATATTGCATATCGCCGGCGCTGGGAATGATGTTTGAAAGCCACTCGTCCATCCAATTCAGATGTAGGagccaaacaaaaaagaaagaatacgAGCAGATATTGAGCGAGCTCGTCTAAAAACCACAGTTTGACACTTcctcaaaaataattcattaaaaatttattataaaaaataaaaaattatgctCACATGCCATATTGTCATTGGTAGGAATGCAAGAGCTtctatttacaaaaaaaaaaataaggaagaCATGATAAGAATGTAGAAGCTTATACTTACAAAGGAATAAGGAAAGTATTTTCCTTGAGCCAGTGTCCAAATTAAAAGAGTAGGGACAAGAAAATAAGTATAAAAAGTGTTATTTCTAAATTTATATTCTGACTGGGTTTATATCATGAAAAAAAGTGTGTTACTTTATATGCAATTGATTATGAAAGTAGAATTAAATTACTAAATTAGCTTTAAACTTTTTTAAGAactctaaattaattttaacatTTAACTCTACAAAAACAGCAGCATAATTGACATTTTGTACATTTTTCGTTTacaaaaatagtttttttctGTATTCAAATGAATGACTTTAAGTAAATTCAGCATCCAACATTGGTTGAGCATTTACTAATTTTCATATTGTAAGGTAGTGACACTTGTTTGAAGTTCTCCCATTTGTGTTCTCATGGAAATGTATAGTTCATCTCTTCTCAAAACAGTGTCAACAAATTCGGCCTGAATAAGAAAGTTTGCACATATGGATTGACAGATACATTTTAAACTATAGCATAGTATCTCATTTAACTACGTTTCCCCATCCCCATATGGAAAACATTATTCCAATTATAACCTTGGTAAAAAGTAAACTATACCTACTGACAAATTAAAGATTTTCAACTATTCTGGCCTAATATTACAACAAGAAGCAAAATTTCTAGTAAGACATCTCCCTCACAGAAACATAGCTTCTATGCCATCTACGACTCCCAGCACACATTAGAGGCCTGCAAAACCAAACACGTCAAGTAGACAGAGAAATATAATCAGAATTGGCCGTAATCGTAATAAAATCATggtaaaaatgaaagaagGCAAGGGAACTTGAATATTACCACATCCTGAAAACTGTCATCAGTCATTGTTTGCCAATGTAATATGGATAGGGAATTTGTGATTGTGCCTGGTATGGAGCTGTGGGAGGACTTGGGTAAGAAGAATCAGGGTATGCTGCTACAGTTTGAGGATAACCGTAGCCAACAGGGGTTGCACCTGCATGTGCTTTTCCAGGCTGGGGATATCCAGCCGCTAGAGGTAAGGCCATCGGAACCATTGCTGGGGGTAGCTGTGCTTGTACTGTTCTGCCCTTGTGGGAATCAGCCAGCTTCACAATGATATTCCTCCCCTGCAACCAAACATAAACTTTAGACAATTGCTTCCATGTGCTAATAGGAATTTGTTTGAAAGAGACTACGGATCTAACCACAACGGCAGATACATAGAAGCTGCACTAAGCTATGTTAcctcaagaaaaacaaatgaatcTGAAAAATCaggattctttcttcttctttttttataggaaaaaTATCACAATTAATTCATAATAATTGCCCAAGCAAGATGAATTAACAAAAGGAAATATCCCTAAAATTCTTAGACAAATAAGCCCATAAAGTCATAAAAATCTGCTCGTATCCGAATCCCTTTCCTCCCTATTTTCTTCACATGCTCTATTCTGCTAGaattattttagaaataataaagaaacagTCAAACTACAAGGGATATACAGCAGTTCGTTCCTCAACTTGAGTTCAGACAACTCAGAAGGCATTTCAGGGTGCTGGAACCCCAACCATACACCATGTCGTCACCACCTCAAGAAAATTACAACAACACAACTAGCACTATCCAAGGCAAACCACCAcgttaagaaaaaaaaaaagttacataaAATTTGCAAATTCAAAAAGACATAAAAGCTAGAAGCGAACATTATCTAGCAGataattaatcaatttttaaAGCATGCACTGACAATTTCATTTAAGCAACCTCTTCCCAGTCATATCCCATTCACAGTCCCATTGCCCAATTTCATTTAGTGATCATTTGCTATAATTGAAGCAACATGAACAATGATCCCTAAGGATAATGAGGTAAAAATACGTCTCAGCAAACATGGacaaaaacattgaaaatcaTTCTCATATagtatttgaaattaaattccaggaaaataaattcaatttgTTTCTAAAATCATACAAATATTTGCGCGCCTAACAACAGAAAACTATTTTGGGCATAAACGCACTCAGGATTATTATCAAAGGATCATGCATTTAGGAAGCTAAATTAAATGCTACCAATTGACATAAGGCTTATCATTCACTAACCCCAAGGGTCTTTTGCGGATCGTCTATGGCCTTCTTTGCAGCCTCCACTGTCCTGTATGTAACAAAGCCAAACCCACtacaaaggaaagaaaaacacaatcaTTGCACAGTTGGCAGCAAACATATTGTGGAAAGGATACAGATAGAGAATATAAGTTTTTCGACATAATGTATGAGGAAAGTTTAATTATACCGTGACTCATTTGTATCTTTGTCATATGCAACTGAACCCTCTTCTATATCACCATGCCTGCCAAAAAAGTGGAGCAGCATCTCACTTGTGACATTTGGTGACAAGCCCCCAATGTAGAGTTTCCTCTGGGTAAGATCAAGGGTAGCACTTGTCCCACTTAACCCCTCACACGCTAGATTACAAACAGCCAGGCGACCCTgaggaaaattttaaaaaaaaaaaaagtaactttAAGAATATAGAAGTGAAAATAAAACCCTGTCATGGTTCACAAAAGGAGTCAGAGCTATTAATTGGCTCAGCTAGGCCTAGTAGGCTGCCCaggcaaaaaaatttattaatgtttaaaagaaaattacatgtTAAAGACTGAATTACGAGGGGGAGAATataaatgaatatatatatatatatatatatatgtgtgtgtgtgtgtgtgtgtgatacAATGTTACCTGGTACAGGGAACAATACAGTACATGGAAAGGAAAAGGGTACATGGTTCACTAGTCTAGTTCTTTGGTATGAATTCGTTGGGGTAGGCATAGTCAGTGATGTAATTTGGGTCGTTGTGAATTAttctaaattttatatttacatAATAGATACTTTATATTATAAGTTTAAAAATAGCATTCATTGAATTAATTATGCACCTTTCCCTTGATTATTCATTGAATTCTGATGTAGTATTAGTACTTAATCTCTCTCCCATGCTAACAGAaactttatattaaaattattcaaaaataTCATTCATTGAATTAATGATGCAATTAATGATGCAACTAAATGAATATATCAAGAGGTTGACTTAAATGACTACATTTCCTTTTATTCATGGGTTCGGACTTACCACCTACATATCAGCAAATCTATTACACCTTACAATCATCTAGAATGTTAGTTTCTATGATTTGGGCCGTGAACACACCGCAATTGGGAACGATCAAACCAGTTCGTAGTTCGGGGGGGTGAGGGGAGTGAATTAGGTAACACTACCTTTTCTTTATTGAAACTAcaatgcttttattttataggaaTCTCTCCCCTTAAAAATATCTCCTAGCCATCTCTCATTTGTTATTAGTTATAATATTGCCTCTATAACTAAAGTTGACTTCCCATTCAATTTTCTTAAGAACATATATGTATTTACCCTATAAAGAATTTTGTCAACTAGCATTTAGTTAACTAACCTTATAGgccaaaataatttaaaagttCTAGTAGTTTCCTTAATCATGTTAACCATAAAAACCATCATAAGCCAATATCCTCTAATAAAGGCCGAAAAGTAACAATTAAAAGGGGTTTGTGTTGCAACTACAAAATAACTTTACTTcagttctttttctctttaacaGTTTACATTGTTGCTCtttcaaatagaaaaaaacTACTAATATTTGACAGATAGCCAACCTCACACATATAACCTTTTGCAATCAAAATACATAATTCAGATAATACCATtaaatttcatttccttttcctcATAAGATTATGCTCCACAGctcaaatgaaaacaactCTGAGTTTCAGGACAAAAATGGAATAATAGGCTTTCCAACCAAGTTACCCTTATGTTTCTAGTTCACTATTAGGGTAGCTTGGTTGGAAATCCTACTGTACACAACATGAGAATACACAGTCAACACGTCCTTACTCAAATGAACACGATCCTACTTTATCTACATGGTAAAACCTAGAGAAAGCAAAAAACcaaattctatttttaatgGGTATGTTGATCATTCACAGATGGACAAATTGAACGAACGAATGAAATTAGACTCGCAATATGGTAAATGCTTACATCAATCAACTTGCTAGGTGCTCTGAGCGCATGCTGAGTTGACTCCATATACTTGTAAGTAATAAAACCATAGCCGCGTGATTTCCCACTTGCTTTGTCATAGATGACAGCCCCTTCCTCAATTTCTCCATGCTCACTAAATGCCTgaacaacaaaaacagaaaagaccCTTCAATGAATGTTCAGCAAAATACAACAAGGCTTCATGGTCATAtcatatatacgtatatatacattcTTTTGacaaattgggtttctttaAGTCAATATGATATGCAGTTGTGAGACAAGCATGACATGCAAAGCACAACGAGCAATGCACTCACAGCACGCAAGGTATCTGATGAGGTATTCCAAGCCAACCCACGAACAAAAAGCTTTCGATGAACAGGATCTGCACTAGCAACACCCTTAATTTCTTCTGCAATTGAAGGATATTGGGAACCTCTATATGCCCCTCAACATGCAACCAAACACCACATGCACAGAGTCAATCACACAGCCACACAATTCTCTTAGGGACCCCTTGTACACCATACAAAGCATTCTCACATGCAAAATGGAGCTCGATATTCAAATTCAATGACCCATTATTGAAATATCAAGACAAAAGGatcaaatttagaaaacacatagaaattattgaaaacccaattcaaaaaaatcacaaataaAATGTTTAACGCACAGTTTAGCGAGGAAATCGACGAGCTGGGGTTTAGCAAGGGGGTCAAGCAAGGAGCGCAAGTGGTCCTCTGAATATGTTGAGATTTCTTCACCGTTGCCCGAAGCCTCTtctatctttctcttctttacGTCTTCCATTTGCTTACtgttctcttctctctctctctctctctctctctctctctgtcgcGACAACAGAGCAGTGCGTGCGgtttgttctgttttgttcTCCTCGTTAGGGCATGTGCTTCTTCCTAAATTTTGTTCTATGTATGTGATGGGAATTCTAATATGGGCCGAACCAGCCCAATCCAAACCGACCCTTAAATCCAGTTCggattttgctttgtttttagaaTTCCAGCACCTAAAGTCCAGTTCGATTCTCTGCTCACATTGCTTGTTTCGAAGAAcaaaattatgttttaatattACTGGAAAAGGGATTCGAACTTGGTGTAAGACGGCAAATTCACTGTCATGGCCAACTgaatatatagaaaaatatattgactttttgtttattaCTAAAAGGCAGGTGAGGAAAACATAATAGGAAATGGAGAACAATTTAACCTAATATATCTACCTTCCATCTCTCCCATCCCATGCTATAAGAATACTCACGGTACATGAATTCAAGAATCGTATTAACCAACGTAATTTTATGTTCTAGAAATAATTTTGCTTTAATACATTGAAAAGCctagaaaattaaagtaaGTCCTTATAAAATAACCAAGTGGTTACCAATAAGTAATAACGGACTCAAGAATTTTTATTGAGGTgggctaattttttttcccccaagaTCTATTATATCGGTTGTTGGAACGATGGTGTGGTTCTTAAACACCTAGACAAAGAGATAAATGTAGAAAACGATAGAAAcacattaaataaaaataaaagagaaatgcggggaaaaaaaaagaaacagagagagaataagagaaggaaagaaagaaagaagaaaaagaaaagagagagagtgtgtgagTGATTGAGGAAAATGTGACAGCTACCTACCCAAGAAGTTGTCAAAGTCATGCTTGAGTCGGGTTCATTGATTGATAGCTCTCAAAAGTTGCATCACACGGGCtccaaattcaatccaatgGTTGAGAGTATATTTAATTTACAGAGAGATTAGCTTATTTCTGCATAGAGAAATGGGCTAATATTTGATTTATCTAGATTGGGAGTACAATTAAGCTTAGTCTTTAAAATCAGCACTTGGCTGGAGTGTGAATCCGTTATTGCCAATAGGGGTGGGCACAATTTCGGATCAAACACAACCGTACCTTCTAATTCGATCATATGAGGGTTGGGTTGGCCTAATAATAAGTGATTCATGGGttcataaaattataaatcacTTTATACGGATTGAGTTACAGGTTTAAACCAAAACTTAACAGTGGGCTTAATTTTGAGTTAACCCAACTAAACCGCCCAATTCAATCACAAAAaagttgggttgggttgaaTTGGCCTAATAATGAGCTGGTTTTGGTCTAAGAAATCTTAAACCACTATATATCGAATTGAGTTACAAGTTGGGACCAAAACAGACCCAACCTAACCCATACCCACCCCTAATTACCAGTACACCTAATATATATGTCtctgaaaaataagaaaatattacACTAATAATTGCTGTAAATTAATGCGTCATTTTCAATATAATACTGACATTTGTCAATAAAAGTTAGTAATTTCACGTGTTTGTCCCAAAAATTACTCGTCATTTGGCTCTCACACGCAGGACATAAATGGTACACCAGCAATTTCAATTGTTATGGAAACACACTTCTTCACTTTTATATCCATTGTGATAGTGTACTACCCAAAGCCTTATATCACCACCTTCAAAATGTTAGAGAGAAGATAATTGGCTCGATGATTTACCATAAATAAGATACAAACTCCTTAACTTTGTTAAGAACATGTGCTTCTAGTGAGCCATGTATGGTCAGGGTAGCACCCATATGGTTTATATGGCCTATGGTAGTACTTTGAcccattttttctttgggaATTCTGGGGTAAAcgctttttttttgggccttgtgtcatattttttttcttggtgtttcttttttcaaatccTCATGAACAGTCTTgttcattgaaaaaaattcagtttttttttaataaattttttaaggcGGGTGTGTGGAGCAGTTGCATAATAAAGACATTTTACAGTACAAAATTGCAAGTTCGAATACATGAAAACATTATGGTAAAAATAAGCCATTGTTGCAATAACAAGAGTCTTTCTATATCTATAGGATCGTAGCCTTGGCATGATGCAGTAGCTTGTAAGGTTCTGTGACGGGAACTTTGCTGGGATTTAGAACCCTATGAGGACTTATGTGCGAGAATGAGCATTGAACAATTTGCTTTCTTGGGCTGACTTATCTTGAATGGAAAGTTGAGTGTTTCCAGAGCCTTCAGAAGCTGAAACTTGAGTATCACAAAGACTATTTGATGGGCCATCTTCATTGCATGGAATGTCCAAGTTCTGAGTTTTCAACAAGTTAttacttgttttttgttgCAGATCAAACATCTTCTCAAGTTGCTTCCTTTGTTCTTCGATTCGACACTGTAAATTCCTCTGAATCTGTAAAGCACAAGTGAAAATGAATTTCCTTGTTTTTATGAAATTCTGTAATATGGAAGTGCATTAAGTTCatagatttattttttctgatttctaTTGGCCCTGACAATTGCTAGACTGATTTGGTTTATGTTTGTCATTCATAAACAGAAATCTTGACCTAAAAAACAACTCTAATTAATGCagagttaaaataaaaaggtggTAACAAGAATTTCGAATATATAAAAGTCGTGCAATGTATCTCTTGTATGTACCTCCAACTGTTCATGAAGACGTCTCTGGGCATCTAGTTGCAGTTGGAGCGCCTCCGTGATTGGCATGCCACTGCCAGAAAAGTTCACATTAGAAGGAagtgaaaaaaagaatatcaaACTCAATGTCaaatctaaaaagaaaaagttgttCATTTAGAATCATTATTGATGAACTGAGAACCAGAATAACAATTTGGGTAAAACGATAGCTTACGTTTCCGTATCGATCTGGAGATTCAACATTCAAAGTTATGTGCATTTGCAACATTCAAAATGTTGGTTAATGATTCTATATATACTAGGGCTGTCATTTTTAGCTCCTTAACATTTCTAAAGCCAATATGTGCATTTGCAATTTCAATTGTTGTGTAATCcctcttctttatttttatatccgTTGTGATAGTGTATCACTCAAAGCCTTATTTTCTATGAAACACTGCCTTCAAAATGTTAGCAAGATTAATCGGATCGATGATTTACCAGAAATAAAATACAGctcatttattttgttaagaaCATGTGCTGCTTCTAGCGAGCATTGTAGGGTCAGGGTAGCACCCATATGGTTTCTACGGCCTACAGAGATCTTGTGgggaaacaaatttttttttttcctgcctTGTGCcatactttttttgttgaatttttcttcaaatcctCGTATGtgatcaattttgttttttttgaaagcattcaattttttcttttttaaggtGGGTGAGTAgagaaaattggaaatgtaGTCAGtaacataagaaataaaaaaaattgctgcCTGCCATTGAAGTTTTCTCAATTTAATTCTAGTTCATTGAACATTTACTAATTTAGTTAATTCACTCTTTGTTTGAATCCTTTAAATTCTTTCAGGTGTGACTTTGATAGCCTAGGCTCGTTTGGGATTGCTTCTCTAAGAAGCACTTTTACTCATACATACTTCTAACAAAATcgtttttattataaagatgttgaaattttcataaaaaagtGCTTCATGAAAGTGCTTCTTCATGAACCTAGAAGCACTTGGGAGTCAGAAAGCTTAGCCCTTAGAAGCACTTCCAAAAGTGTAACTTCAAGCACAAAAACTAGAAAGCATTGAGAACTTATATGCCAATAATCAGTATTAATTAGCCtaattttgttctatttttctaattttattttgagacGATCTTGTGGAAGTAGTAGAAGCAAATTAATGAAAGATTTGTAGTATATGataatgtattttttattagtGCTCTCCAATATGAATGAAAGTCAGAGCCGGTTCTAGGTTTTCTAAGGCCCAGGGCAAATTTTCTCAAGTGTGCCCctttatacaaattaaacaaaaataaaaaatatcaactaattaattttattaaaatcataagaatttacaaaagaTAAGGAAGAACACTTTGgggcctcattaaaaccttgtttaGGGAAAACTCAATGGGACAAAACCCCAAAcgagggaaaaagagtacccCGGATTGTAAACATTGCATCAAAAAACGAAAACTACATATTTGAGTCTACATGCTTCCTCCCGAATCTCCATAAGCATTTCTTGATTTGATCAATCTTCTTTTCATCCTCTACAATTAATCGAAGCAAAGAATCATCACATGTacctacaaaataaaaatagcaaTGAAATCTAAACCACAAAACATCATTTAAAATGTCTTCTTGTTGCACTTTTAGAtgcaaaatcatcaattataCTATCATATTTAATGTTTTCTAACATATCCTTTTCAATGCATAATATCGCTAATCCATTTAGCCTATCTTGAGTCATGGTGGTCCGCAAATAagatttcaataattttaatttagaaaaactTCTTTCAGCAAATGCCACAGTCACAGGTAGAGTCAATAATACCCTATAAGCAACCATTACATTAGGAAACATATCCACACTCTTTACAAACTCAAGAATTTTAATGGATGTCCATGGTTTATCTGTTTCATATGCTTCTTTTGGTAACATCACTTGCAACACCTGTAATTCTGAAAATAAGTCTCTTGCATCAACATCAGAAACATCACCATGTTTTAAAGCATTTTCAAGATTCACACAAAAACTTTTCAATTCATTATCATCAAACGAAGTCAACTTTGCAGCATCAaataagaacccaaaaatagATTCAAAACAATGCAATTGTTCAAACCTACTCTTCAATTCACCAAGAGCAATTGTTAAGCATTAAAAGTTATCGAGGCTTCCACAATACTGCAAAAAATTATCACAAAGCACAAACAACAATTTTTCAACACTTGATCATTATTAccaaatgattttatttatccTATTAAACCACAATTCTACACAAAACAACTACAAGA
Above is a genomic segment from Prunus dulcis chromosome 7, ALMONDv2, whole genome shotgun sequence containing:
- the LOC117634436 gene encoding UBP1-associated protein 2C-like, with amino-acid sequence MEDVKKRKIEEASGNGEEISTYSEDHLRSLLDPLAKPQLVDFLAKLGSQYPSIAEEIKGVASADPVHRKLFVRGLAWNTSSDTLRAAFSEHGEIEEGAVIYDKASGKSRGYGFITYKYMESTQHALRAPSKLIDGRLAVCNLACEGLSGTSATLDLTQRKLYIGGLSPNVTSEMLLHFFGRHGDIEEGSVAYDKDTNESRGFGFVTYRTVEAAKKAIDDPQKTLGGRNIIVKLADSHKGRTVQAQLPPAMVPMALPLAAGYPQPGKAHAGATPVGYGYPQTVAAYPDSSYPSPPTAPYQAQSQIPYPYYIGKQ
- the LOC117634531 gene encoding transcription termination factor MTEF18, mitochondrial-like; protein product: MTHLHKLRTASVLKWVSSNFDENHLRSARTPIQPIGSFPNGQAFRFYKTKRSPVTESCENVDRTSTGNGKISGRISRAVKKEAQAALLDYLYCTRSLQFLDAENMSKNSPHFLKKLIKSADNEKKIGQTIARFLRYHPINEFEPFFESLGLKPPEYVPLLPKKLIFLIDDNLLLHNYGVLCHYGIARNKIGKIYTEATEVFQYNVGVLLSKLQAYEELGLSQSALIKFVVASPYLLIGDANASFLNLLGKLKSLGFEISWIESNLSEKNSYNWSRMLEVLSFLSKMGCSDRRLGELIGQHPDILFEASGERTFSIIGFLLKFGFRMSQVSSLFLQFPRIEVMKFGLNLRKCFFFLNEIGMEVAGIGKIIRSHPLLLGSCALKKTNTLLLHLKIGKKSLCRYIQENPQELKHWVLGRRLRPLDWGNNLISKTEKAKFLLDIGFVENSNKMKEALNEFQGNGCELQERFDCIVEAGFDPEEVCQMVKVSPQILSQSKDVIEMKINFLVNHLCYPLSTLLIFPKYLTYGTKRVQHRVLMYNWLKDHGTDPTYALSTVVSCSDIYFLRKFVNHHPSGPQVWEDLKRKIYSKQ